In Thauera sp. JM12B12, one DNA window encodes the following:
- a CDS encoding HD-GYP domain-containing protein codes for MNTTISARDLKIGMFVVEIDRPWTETPFMMQGFLIQNVDQLRALQRLCREVVIDRARSVGDQYSAKIIDKDAPLLGLDGKPRVHPDATESRIEAQRFLKVARSFKGKIHTKRQPHTPRIRGEDGRSRLESELLYSAPIVDDVYRVLRETRLAIDTNGSIDVARVDALVGEMASGVQRNPDALLWLTRLKRTDQYAYDHAVNVSVHAMVFARFVGLSGAEVRQLGLAGLLQDIGKVQIDYEVLSKPGPLDDREFEHVKAHVRNTVNLLRVHKDFDPAVLAIIAAHHERFDGTGYPRGLEGMSIPLAAEMAGIIDTYCAMTRERVYRGAVSSQRAMETLNQLRNTQFRDTLVDQFLQCIGLYPIGTLVELNTGEVGVVIQQNQVRRLQPRVLVLLAPDKTIERFPRTLDLLMQPQTADGEPYRIVQALPPNAHGIDPNDFYLV; via the coding sequence TTGAACACCACGATATCGGCGCGCGATCTCAAGATCGGCATGTTCGTCGTCGAGATCGATCGACCGTGGACCGAGACGCCCTTCATGATGCAGGGCTTCCTGATCCAGAACGTCGACCAGCTCAGGGCCTTGCAGCGGCTCTGCCGCGAGGTGGTGATCGACCGCGCACGCTCGGTCGGGGATCAATACAGCGCCAAGATCATCGACAAGGATGCCCCCCTGCTCGGCCTCGACGGCAAGCCGCGCGTGCATCCCGACGCCACCGAGTCGCGCATCGAGGCGCAGCGCTTCCTCAAGGTCGCGCGCAGCTTCAAGGGCAAGATCCACACCAAGCGCCAGCCGCACACGCCGCGCATCCGCGGCGAGGACGGTCGCAGCCGGCTCGAGTCCGAACTGCTCTACTCGGCGCCGATCGTCGACGACGTCTACCGCGTGCTGCGCGAGACGCGGCTGGCGATCGACACCAATGGCAGCATCGACGTCGCGCGCGTGGATGCGCTGGTGGGCGAGATGGCGTCCGGCGTGCAGCGCAACCCGGACGCGCTGCTGTGGCTCACCCGCCTCAAGCGTACCGACCAGTACGCCTATGACCATGCGGTGAACGTGTCGGTGCACGCGATGGTGTTCGCCCGCTTCGTCGGCTTGAGCGGCGCGGAGGTGCGCCAGCTCGGCCTGGCCGGGCTGCTGCAGGACATCGGCAAGGTGCAGATCGACTACGAGGTGCTCAGCAAGCCGGGGCCGCTCGATGACCGCGAGTTCGAGCACGTCAAGGCGCACGTCCGCAACACGGTGAACCTGCTGCGCGTGCACAAGGACTTCGACCCCGCGGTGCTGGCGATCATCGCCGCCCACCACGAGCGCTTCGACGGCACCGGCTATCCCCGTGGCCTCGAGGGCATGAGCATTCCGCTCGCGGCCGAGATGGCCGGCATCATCGACACCTACTGCGCGATGACGCGCGAACGCGTCTATCGCGGTGCGGTGTCGAGCCAGCGTGCGATGGAAACGCTCAATCAACTGCGCAACACCCAGTTCCGCGACACCCTGGTCGACCAGTTCCTGCAGTGCATCGGCCTCTACCCGATCGGTACCCTCGTCGAGCTCAACACCGGCGAGGTCGGCGTCGTGATCCAGCAGAACCAGGTACGGCGCCTGCAGCCGCGCGTTCTCGTGCTGCTCGCACCCGACAAGACCATCGAGCGCTTTCCGCGCACGCTTGACCTGCTCATGCAGCCGCAAACGGCGGACGGTGAGCCCTATCGCATCGTGCAGGCGCTGCCGCCCAACGCGCACGGTATCGACCCGAACGACTTCTATCTGGTCTGA
- a CDS encoding GGDEF domain-containing phosphodiesterase, translating to MDALTPPGFFAALSEVSARLADIKAGSVGVGVVSLYARPDAALYRLPLEHMRRLEREMDRQIRARLRPQDGLFALDGKEWLIVLPSLSSPAVLTLAMLKFEQAFNEAPLEIEGITLPLRVVCGAAMSPDHGKDAFHLLQSARIASLVAGRAEIGSQIYEPSMEQYSPSLALLERDLRAAFAGGNELELYLQPKVHLRSGECRSAEALLRWRKSDGQWVPPPVVVSLIDRLGLRHRFNRWLFQRAAQVIHVLRLEGLELDVSINLSATDLYDAEVPDLIAQALATWNVQAQRLCLEITETSMIDEAAGDSVSEVLRRLRQLGLSLSIDDFGTGFSGMSRLKQFAVQEVKIDRSFVVDLLSSARDREIAASIIDLSHRLGVDVTAEGVEDEETASLLVGMGCDYIQGFLYAPALALPEFVSWVRRREGIGTQLAQK from the coding sequence ATGGACGCGCTCACGCCGCCAGGCTTCTTCGCTGCGCTTTCCGAGGTCTCGGCCCGGCTGGCGGATATCAAGGCGGGCAGCGTGGGGGTCGGCGTGGTCTCGCTCTACGCCCGTCCCGATGCCGCGCTCTATCGTCTGCCGCTCGAGCACATGCGGCGCCTCGAGCGCGAGATGGATCGCCAGATTCGCGCTCGCCTGCGCCCGCAGGACGGGCTGTTCGCCCTCGACGGCAAGGAGTGGCTGATCGTGCTGCCGAGCCTGTCGAGTCCCGCGGTGCTCACGCTCGCGATGCTCAAGTTCGAGCAGGCGTTCAACGAGGCCCCGCTCGAGATCGAAGGCATCACGCTGCCGCTGCGGGTAGTGTGTGGTGCCGCAATGTCGCCCGACCACGGCAAGGACGCCTTCCACCTGCTGCAGTCGGCACGCATCGCGAGCCTCGTGGCGGGACGTGCCGAGATCGGCAGCCAGATCTACGAGCCATCGATGGAGCAGTACTCGCCTTCGCTGGCGCTCCTCGAGCGTGACCTGCGCGCGGCTTTCGCCGGAGGCAACGAGCTCGAGCTCTACCTCCAGCCCAAGGTGCACCTGCGCAGCGGCGAGTGCCGCAGCGCCGAGGCGCTGCTGCGCTGGCGCAAGAGCGATGGGCAATGGGTGCCGCCGCCGGTGGTGGTCAGCCTCATCGACCGTCTGGGGCTGCGCCACCGGTTCAACCGCTGGCTGTTCCAGCGCGCCGCCCAGGTCATCCATGTGCTGCGCCTGGAAGGGCTGGAACTGGACGTGTCGATCAACCTGTCGGCGACCGATCTCTACGATGCCGAGGTGCCCGACCTGATCGCGCAGGCGCTGGCGACCTGGAACGTGCAGGCGCAGCGGCTGTGCCTCGAGATCACCGAGACCAGCATGATCGACGAGGCCGCCGGTGACAGCGTCTCGGAAGTCCTGCGCCGCCTTCGCCAACTCGGCCTGAGTCTGTCCATCGACGACTTCGGAACCGGCTTCTCGGGCATGAGCCGCCTCAAGCAGTTCGCCGTGCAGGAGGTCAAGATCGACCGCAGCTTCGTCGTCGACCTGCTCAGCTCGGCACGCGACCGCGAGATCGCGGCATCCATCATCGACCTGTCGCACCGTCTGGGCGTGGACGTCACCGCCGAGGGGGTCGAGGACGAGGAAACGGCCAGCCTGCTGGTCGGGATGGGCTGCGATTACATTCAGGGCTTCCTTTACGCGCCTGCGCTGGCGCTGCCGGAGTTCGTCTCCTGGGTGCGCAGGCGCGAGGGCATCGGCACGCAATTGGCGCAGAAATGA
- a CDS encoding DUF2946 domain-containing protein, producing MQRFRQRLHVWIAIFAMAMSALAPTVSRAMGPDEHGRYLVQVCSATGVEWVALSADEAAFYGETGAVSTDSEPAGPSLEVDDCPYCSAQFGNALSPPPSLPHVFAVAGGAVLPALFLVSPRPLFAWSPAHPRAPPALA from the coding sequence ATGCAGCGCTTTCGTCAACGCCTCCACGTCTGGATCGCGATCTTCGCGATGGCGATGAGTGCGCTGGCGCCGACGGTGAGTCGTGCGATGGGGCCGGACGAGCATGGCCGCTACCTCGTCCAGGTCTGCTCCGCGACCGGCGTCGAATGGGTCGCGCTGAGCGCAGACGAAGCGGCCTTCTATGGCGAGACCGGAGCGGTGAGCACCGACTCCGAGCCGGCGGGGCCTTCGCTCGAGGTGGACGACTGTCCCTACTGCTCTGCTCAGTTCGGCAACGCGCTGTCGCCTCCGCCGTCCTTGCCGCATGTCTTTGCCGTCGCCGGCGGCGCGGTGCTGCCCGCGCTTTTCCTGGTCTCCCCGCGACCGCTCTTTGCCTGGTCGCCCGCGCATCCGCGCGCTCCGCCCGCGCTCGCCTGA
- a CDS encoding copper chaperone PCu(A)C, with protein sequence MHKPTFATSLLAALVLLGSAAAHAEVTVAEPWVRATVPAQKATGAFMQLESDADARLVSAASPVAGVVEIHEMVMDKDVMKMNRVDGLALPAGQAVELKPGGYHVMLMDLKDQVKEGDQVPLTLIVENKDGSRQTIELTAPARPLNAPMKMQHGKH encoded by the coding sequence ATGCACAAGCCGACCTTCGCCACCTCCCTCCTGGCCGCACTCGTCCTGCTCGGCAGCGCGGCCGCCCACGCCGAAGTCACCGTCGCCGAGCCCTGGGTGCGCGCCACCGTGCCCGCCCAGAAGGCCACCGGTGCCTTCATGCAGCTCGAGTCCGACGCCGACGCCCGTCTCGTCTCGGCCGCTTCGCCGGTGGCCGGCGTGGTCGAGATTCACGAGATGGTGATGGACAAGGACGTCATGAAGATGAACCGGGTCGATGGCCTGGCGCTCCCCGCAGGGCAGGCCGTCGAGCTCAAGCCCGGCGGCTACCACGTCATGCTGATGGATCTCAAGGACCAGGTTAAGGAGGGTGACCAGGTGCCGCTGACGCTGATCGTCGAGAACAAGGACGGCAGCCGCCAGACCATCGAGCTCACCGCGCCCGCCCGCCCGCTCAATGCGCCGATGAAGATGCAGCACGGCAAGCACTGA
- a CDS encoding TonB-dependent copper receptor, which yields MKNTFRRLPLAVAISLALPALASADDAILDSVVVTAPVTQAPLTVTTDPKAPRQPLPAHDGADMLKSIPGFSVIRKGGADGDPVFRGMSGSRLNILQDGQDVHGGCGGRMDPPTAYIYPESYDRVTVLKGPQTVLYGGGNSAAVVLFERDMTRLTEPGWSASGSLTFGSWGRNDQVFDAKAGNPGVYARIGATRSDMDNYEDGDGKEVHSFYTRWSATGALGWTPDDDTLLELNFGRSDGEAAYADRSMDGVKFEREHVGVKFEKRNISPLVQRIEANVYYSYIDHVMDNYSLRTVSGMKMVNNPDRETKGARLAVTLTPAERWMFTLGADIKDDLHTVRKAKGAATDAYTNLNRDKDLGFERYGVFGEATYGLSATQRIVAGLRLDEHEAKDYRTSIEVGMNVRPNVFADASRDERLESGFLRFEEDYAAGQGTWYAGIGYAERFPDFWEFMRATPTTLGTGSVADARDFGNLKPETNAQIDVGANWAAGSLNASVAGFYSKVDDYMLLRWWQVGTTSVADVRNIDATLYGAEADLTWRFAPNWSATGTLAWVHGKNDTDGKALAQQPPLEARVALEYNDGTFSYGGLLRVVARQDRVDVGSGSIVSNGKDLGPTPGFATLALNAGWRPNKATLLTVGVDNVFDRTYHEHLSQGSAAIAGYEAVNNEIINEPGRTFWLKAQVALD from the coding sequence ATGAAAAATACCTTCCGACGCCTGCCACTGGCCGTGGCGATCTCCCTTGCGCTGCCCGCACTTGCAAGCGCCGACGATGCCATCCTGGATAGCGTGGTGGTGACCGCCCCGGTCACGCAGGCACCGCTCACGGTCACCACCGACCCCAAGGCGCCTCGCCAGCCGCTGCCTGCGCATGACGGTGCCGACATGCTGAAGAGCATCCCGGGTTTCTCCGTGATCCGTAAGGGCGGCGCCGACGGCGACCCGGTCTTCCGCGGCATGTCGGGTTCGCGCCTGAACATTCTTCAGGACGGCCAGGATGTGCACGGCGGCTGCGGTGGCCGCATGGATCCGCCGACCGCCTACATCTATCCGGAGTCGTATGACCGCGTGACCGTTCTCAAGGGGCCGCAAACCGTGCTCTATGGCGGTGGCAATTCCGCAGCGGTCGTGCTGTTCGAGCGCGACATGACGCGCCTGACCGAGCCTGGCTGGAGCGCCAGCGGCAGCCTGACCTTCGGCAGTTGGGGGCGCAATGACCAGGTGTTCGATGCGAAGGCCGGCAACCCGGGTGTCTACGCCCGCATCGGTGCGACGCGTTCCGACATGGACAACTACGAGGATGGCGACGGCAAGGAGGTGCATTCCTTCTATACACGCTGGAGCGCCACCGGTGCGCTGGGTTGGACGCCGGACGACGATACCCTGCTCGAACTCAACTTCGGCCGCAGTGACGGGGAGGCCGCCTATGCCGATCGCAGCATGGACGGCGTCAAGTTCGAGCGCGAGCACGTCGGCGTGAAGTTCGAAAAGCGCAACATCTCGCCACTCGTGCAGCGTATCGAGGCCAACGTCTACTACAGCTACATCGACCACGTGATGGACAACTACAGCCTGCGCACGGTCAGCGGGATGAAGATGGTGAACAACCCCGATCGCGAGACCAAGGGCGCGCGGCTCGCGGTCACGCTGACGCCCGCCGAGCGCTGGATGTTCACCCTGGGTGCGGATATCAAGGACGACCTGCACACGGTCAGGAAGGCGAAGGGCGCTGCGACTGACGCCTACACGAACCTGAATCGGGACAAGGACCTCGGCTTCGAGCGCTATGGTGTGTTCGGCGAGGCGACGTACGGCTTGTCCGCGACCCAAAGGATCGTTGCCGGCCTGCGGCTTGACGAGCACGAAGCGAAGGACTACCGGACCTCGATCGAAGTCGGCATGAATGTCAGGCCGAACGTGTTCGCGGACGCGTCTCGCGACGAGCGTCTCGAGAGTGGCTTCCTGCGGTTCGAAGAGGACTACGCAGCGGGGCAGGGCACCTGGTACGCGGGCATTGGCTATGCCGAGCGCTTCCCGGATTTCTGGGAGTTCATGCGCGCAACGCCGACGACGCTGGGCACGGGCAGCGTTGCCGACGCCCGCGATTTCGGCAATCTCAAGCCCGAGACGAATGCCCAGATCGACGTCGGGGCCAACTGGGCTGCCGGGAGCCTGAATGCTTCGGTGGCAGGCTTTTACAGCAAGGTCGATGACTACATGCTGCTGCGTTGGTGGCAGGTCGGCACGACCTCGGTCGCCGACGTCCGCAACATCGACGCCACGCTGTATGGCGCCGAAGCCGACCTCACCTGGCGTTTCGCCCCGAACTGGAGTGCGACCGGCACGCTGGCCTGGGTGCATGGCAAGAACGACACCGACGGCAAGGCGCTCGCCCAGCAGCCGCCGCTCGAAGCTCGTGTCGCCCTCGAGTACAACGACGGCACCTTCTCCTATGGCGGCCTGTTGCGCGTGGTTGCCAGGCAGGACCGGGTCGATGTCGGGTCGGGCAGTATCGTCTCCAACGGCAAGGATCTCGGACCCACGCCGGGCTTTGCAACGCTGGCACTCAATGCGGGATGGCGCCCCAACAAGGCGACGCTGCTGACCGTCGGCGTCGACAACGTCTTCGATCGCACTTATCACGAGCACCTGTCGCAGGGCAGTGCCGCGATCGCCGGATATGAGGCCGTCAACAACGAAATCATCAACGAGCCCGGTCGCACCTTCTGGCTGAAGGCGCAGGTCGCGCTCGACTGA
- the lpdA gene encoding dihydrolipoyl dehydrogenase, giving the protein MSLVEVKVPDIGDFDSVPVIELFVKVGDSINVDDAICTLESDKATMDVPSSAAGVVKEVLVAVGDKVGEGAVLLKVEAAGAAAAAPAPAAAAPAPAAAPVTAPAAAAHGGAADVEYDMVVLGAGPGGYSAAFRAADLGLRTAIIERYATLGGVCLNVGCIPSKALLHVAAVIEEAEHVDTAGITFAKPTVDVDALRKHKDGVIGKLTGGLSGMAKARKVDVIRGYGHFLDPHHLEVEETTGSSQDKTGAKKVVKFKQCIIAAGSAAVHLPFIPRDPRIVDSTGALELRQVPGKMLVIGGGIIGLEMATVYSTLGARIDVVEMMDGLMQGPDRDAVKVWEKQNAHRFDNIMLKTRTVAVEAKEDGLWVKFEGEKAPAEPVRYDMILQSAGRSPNGNKIGADKAGVIVGERGFIPVDAQMRTNVPHIFAIGDVVGQPMLAHKAVHEAHVAAEVAAGHKSAFDATVIPGVAYTHPEVAWVGYTEAQAKAEGKKVDTAKFPWAASGRAIANGADYGFTKLIFDAETHRVIGGTIVGPSAGDMIGEVCLAIEMGADAVDIGKTIHPHPTLGETVGMAAEVAHGSCTDLPPMRKK; this is encoded by the coding sequence ATGAGTCTCGTGGAAGTCAAGGTTCCGGACATCGGCGATTTCGATTCAGTGCCGGTGATCGAGCTGTTCGTCAAGGTCGGCGACAGCATCAACGTGGATGACGCGATCTGCACGCTCGAGTCCGACAAGGCCACGATGGACGTGCCGTCCTCGGCCGCCGGGGTGGTCAAGGAAGTGCTGGTCGCCGTCGGCGACAAGGTCGGCGAAGGCGCCGTGCTGCTCAAGGTCGAGGCCGCCGGTGCTGCCGCGGCAGCGCCTGCCCCGGCCGCCGCCGCACCGGCACCTGCAGCGGCGCCGGTCACTGCGCCTGCTGCCGCTGCCCACGGCGGCGCGGCCGATGTCGAGTACGACATGGTCGTGCTCGGCGCCGGCCCGGGCGGCTACTCGGCCGCCTTCCGCGCCGCCGACCTCGGCCTCAGGACCGCGATCATCGAGCGTTACGCGACGCTCGGCGGCGTGTGCCTGAACGTCGGCTGCATCCCCTCCAAGGCGCTGCTGCACGTGGCCGCGGTGATCGAGGAGGCCGAGCACGTCGACACCGCCGGCATCACGTTCGCCAAGCCCACGGTCGATGTCGATGCGCTCAGGAAGCACAAGGACGGCGTGATCGGCAAGCTCACCGGCGGCCTCTCCGGCATGGCCAAGGCACGCAAGGTCGACGTCATCCGCGGCTACGGCCACTTCCTCGACCCGCACCATCTGGAAGTCGAGGAGACCACCGGCAGCAGCCAGGACAAGACCGGCGCCAAGAAGGTGGTGAAGTTCAAGCAATGCATCATCGCTGCCGGTTCGGCCGCGGTGCACCTGCCCTTCATCCCGCGCGATCCGCGCATCGTCGACTCCACCGGCGCGCTCGAGCTGCGCCAGGTGCCGGGCAAGATGCTGGTGATCGGCGGCGGCATCATCGGCCTCGAGATGGCCACGGTGTACTCCACGCTCGGTGCGCGCATCGACGTGGTCGAGATGATGGACGGCCTGATGCAGGGTCCGGACCGCGACGCGGTCAAGGTGTGGGAGAAGCAGAACGCCCACCGCTTCGACAACATCATGCTCAAGACCAGGACGGTCGCGGTCGAGGCCAAGGAAGACGGCCTGTGGGTCAAGTTCGAGGGTGAAAAGGCCCCTGCCGAGCCGGTGCGCTACGACATGATCCTGCAGTCGGCGGGCCGTTCGCCCAACGGCAACAAGATCGGCGCCGACAAGGCCGGGGTGATCGTCGGCGAGCGCGGCTTCATCCCGGTCGATGCGCAGATGCGCACCAACGTGCCGCACATCTTCGCCATTGGCGACGTCGTCGGCCAGCCCATGCTCGCCCACAAGGCGGTGCATGAGGCGCACGTGGCGGCCGAAGTCGCCGCCGGGCACAAGTCGGCGTTCGACGCCACCGTGATCCCGGGCGTGGCCTACACCCACCCGGAAGTGGCCTGGGTCGGCTACACCGAGGCGCAGGCCAAGGCCGAGGGTAAGAAGGTCGACACCGCCAAGTTCCCGTGGGCAGCCAGTGGCCGCGCGATCGCCAACGGCGCCGACTACGGCTTCACGAAGCTGATCTTCGACGCCGAGACGCACCGCGTGATCGGCGGCACCATCGTCGGCCCCTCGGCCGGCGACATGATCGGCGAGGTGTGCCTGGCCATCGAGATGGGCGCGGATGCGGTCGACATCGGCAAGACCATCCACCCGCACCCGACCCTGGGCGAGACGGTGGGCATGGCGGCCGAAGTGGCCCACGGCAGCTGCACCGACCTGCCACCGATGCGCAAGAAGTAA
- the aceF gene encoding dihydrolipoyllysine-residue acetyltransferase, which produces MSQLIEVKVPDIGDFDAVPVIELFVKVGDTIAVDDAIATLESDKATMDVPSSHAGVVKEVLVNIGDKVSEGSVLIKVEAAGVAAAAPAAAAAAPAPAATAPAAAPAAPVAAAAPAGGGVVEVVVPDIGDFDAVPVIELFVKVGDSIKVDDAICTLESDKATMDVPSSHAGVVKEVLVALGDKVSQGKALIKLETAGGASAAAVPVAPVATAAAAAPASSPAPLADGGPAASAPASMPVASAAAPSAVKVGGKVHASPSVRAFARELGVDLGQVKATGPKGRILKEDVAAFIKGVMTSGVVPGKTPAAAAGASLGGGLDLLPWPKVDFAKFGEIEVKPLSRIKKISGQNLARNWVMIPAVTYHEDADITDLEAFRVAMNKEHEKSGKKLTMLAFIIKASVRALQEFPEFNTSLDGDNLVYKKYFNIAFAADTPNGLVVPVVKDADKKSVFEIAAETGALAKKARDGKLGPADMSGACFTISSLGGIGGTYFAPIVNAPEVAILGVNKSVMKPVWDGKAFVPRLTLPMSLTADHRVIDGALATRFNVYLAQLLADFRRVML; this is translated from the coding sequence ATGAGCCAACTCATTGAAGTGAAGGTTCCGGACATCGGCGATTTCGACGCCGTGCCGGTGATCGAGCTGTTCGTGAAGGTGGGCGACACGATCGCAGTCGATGACGCGATCGCCACGCTCGAGTCCGACAAGGCCACGATGGACGTGCCGTCGTCGCACGCCGGCGTGGTCAAGGAAGTGCTGGTCAACATCGGCGACAAGGTCTCCGAGGGCAGCGTGCTGATCAAGGTCGAGGCGGCGGGCGTCGCAGCGGCTGCGCCGGCCGCTGCCGCCGCGGCCCCCGCCCCGGCCGCAACGGCGCCTGCTGCTGCGCCCGCAGCGCCTGTCGCTGCAGCGGCGCCCGCGGGCGGCGGCGTGGTCGAGGTGGTGGTGCCCGACATCGGTGATTTCGACGCTGTCCCGGTGATCGAGCTGTTCGTGAAGGTGGGCGACAGCATCAAGGTCGACGATGCGATCTGCACACTGGAATCGGACAAGGCCACCATGGACGTGCCCTCCTCGCACGCCGGCGTGGTCAAGGAAGTGCTGGTCGCGCTCGGTGACAAGGTCAGCCAGGGCAAGGCCCTGATCAAGCTCGAGACCGCGGGTGGCGCCAGCGCTGCCGCCGTTCCGGTCGCGCCGGTGGCGACCGCCGCAGCGGCGGCACCGGCCTCCTCCCCGGCGCCGCTGGCCGACGGCGGCCCGGCCGCGAGCGCGCCCGCCTCGATGCCCGTCGCCTCGGCGGCTGCGCCCTCGGCGGTCAAGGTGGGCGGCAAGGTGCATGCCAGCCCGTCCGTGCGTGCCTTCGCCCGCGAGCTCGGCGTCGATCTCGGCCAGGTCAAGGCCACCGGCCCCAAGGGTCGCATCCTCAAGGAAGACGTCGCCGCCTTCATCAAGGGCGTCATGACCAGCGGCGTGGTCCCGGGCAAGACTCCGGCTGCAGCCGCCGGCGCAAGCCTGGGCGGCGGCCTCGATCTGCTGCCGTGGCCCAAGGTCGACTTCGCCAAGTTCGGCGAGATCGAGGTCAAGCCGCTGTCGCGCATCAAGAAGATCTCCGGCCAGAACCTCGCCCGTAACTGGGTGATGATCCCGGCGGTGACCTACCACGAGGACGCCGACATCACCGACCTGGAAGCCTTCCGGGTGGCGATGAACAAGGAGCACGAGAAGTCCGGCAAGAAGCTCACGATGCTCGCCTTCATCATCAAGGCCTCGGTGCGCGCGCTGCAGGAATTCCCCGAGTTCAACACCAGTCTCGACGGCGACAACCTGGTCTACAAGAAGTACTTCAACATCGCCTTCGCCGCCGACACCCCCAACGGCCTCGTGGTGCCGGTGGTGAAGGACGCCGACAAGAAGAGCGTGTTCGAGATCGCCGCCGAGACCGGCGCGCTGGCCAAGAAGGCGCGTGACGGCAAGCTCGGCCCGGCCGACATGTCGGGTGCCTGCTTCACGATCAGCTCGCTGGGCGGCATCGGTGGCACCTACTTCGCGCCGATCGTCAATGCGCCCGAAGTCGCCATCCTCGGTGTCAACAAGTCGGTGATGAAGCCGGTGTGGGACGGCAAGGCTTTCGTGCCGCGCCTCACCCTGCCGATGTCGCTGACCGCGGACCACCGCGTGATCGACGGCGCACTGGCCACCCGCTTCAACGTGTACCTCGCGCAACTGCTGGCGGATTTCCGCCGCGTGATGCTGTAA